The following coding sequences are from one Amphiprion ocellaris isolate individual 3 ecotype Okinawa chromosome 19, ASM2253959v1, whole genome shotgun sequence window:
- the LOC111573699 gene encoding uncharacterized protein LOC111573699 isoform X3, whose product MIHTAVSAPLFFDKKALKMCLIALIITPFCIGQPIEYVQRNISCVEVPDGFNFTHECPERSEISIEANKTIIATALLSSQSFNYSTEVLRMDNYSVITKHCQDLKVTCTIPDEKNCVKEIILDIKIISKPESSDPVDPLKPWGYICISVVLIAVGFGIFCWSYMSCKKEGRRQQEATTPGYLQYLLTCFGLRKGTFLAERGEREIRHSEGTELQEVTHGDTETQQNGDVRNVTRHDRDPHGSGENEAGEENPLGNGHVHCDDITAPKVNGESRHRALNRNPKDDDPGGEKSNERKDTIRKMPSGWTVGDHNAEDHETERRPLLPNQRAAIPEFDMTCEATALVNKPGFDPDQVSGCSVAPETDVESTHNMKKN is encoded by the exons ATGATTCACACGGCTGTTTCGGCTCCGCTTTTCTTCGACAAAAAGGcacttaaaatgtgtctaatTGCACTCATAATTACACCATTTTGCATTGGACAACCAATAG AATACgttcagaggaacatttcctgCGTCGAAGTTCCTGATGGATTCAACTTCACACATGAATGTCCTGAGCGCAGTGAGATTAGCATTGAAGCTAACAAG ACTATTATTGCGACTGCTCTGCTGAGCTCACAGTCCTTCAATTATTCCACTGAAGTTTTGCGCATGGACAACTACTCGGTCATTACAAAACATTGCCAAGACCTCAAAGTGACATGCACAATTCCTGAT GAAAAGAATTGTGTAAAAGAGATCATCCTGGATATAAAAATTATCA GTAAACCTGAGAGTTCTGATCCAGTTGATCCACTAAAGCCATGGGGCTACATCT GTATAAGTGTAGTCCTGATTGCTGTTGGATTTGGGATCTTTTGTTGGAGTTACATGTCTTGTAAAAAAGAAGGGAG AAGGCAGCAGGAAGCAACCACACCTGGTTATTTACAATATCTGCTGACTTGCTTTGGTCTCAGAAAAGGGACTTTCCTGGCAGAGAGGGGCGAGAGAGAAATCAG ACATTCTGAAGGAACTGAACTCCAGGAAGTCACACATGGTGATACAGAGACTCAACAGAACGGTGATGTCAG GAATGTAACCCGTCATGATAGAGATCCACATGGAAGTGGTGAAAATGAAGCTGGGGAAGAAAACCCACTTGGAAATGGGCATGTTCACTG TGACGATATAACTGCCCCTAAAGTCAACGGGGAATCTCGTCACCGAGCCCTGAACAG GAACCCGAAGGACGATGATCCAGGAGGAGAGAAGagtaatgaaagaaaagacacTATCAG GAAAATGCCCAGTGGATGGACTGTTGGTGATCACAATGCTGAAGACCATGAGACTGAACGACGACCGCTGCTGCCGAATCAGCG AGCTGCCATCCCAGAGTTTGACATGACATGTGAAGCTACAGCTTTGGTGAACAAGCCTGGCTTTGACCCAGACCAAGTCAGTGGTTGCTCTGTTGCACCA GAAACTGACGTGGAGTCTacacacaacatgaaaaaaaattag
- the LOC111573699 gene encoding uncharacterized protein LOC111573699 isoform X2, with amino-acid sequence MIHTAVSAPLFFDKKALKMCLIALIITPFCIGQPIEYVQRNISCVEVPDGFNFTHECPERSEISIEANKTIIATALLSSQSFNYSTEVLRMDNYSVITKHCQDLKVTCTIPDEKNCVKEIILDIKIISKPESSDPVDPLKPWGYICISVVLIAVGFGIFCWSYMSCKKEGRQQEATTPGYLQYLLTCFGLRKGTFLAERGEREIRHSEGTELQEVTHGDTETQQNGDVRNVTRHDRDPHGSGENEAGEENPLGNGHVHCIDSKADGKTPQSLGLDHSFWNETIQQTRNDDITAPKVNGESRHRALNRNPKDDDPGGEKSNERKDTIRKMPSGWTVGDHNAEDHETERRPLLPNQRAAIPEFDMTCEATALVNKPGFDPDQVSGCSVAPETDVESTHNMKKN; translated from the exons ATGATTCACACGGCTGTTTCGGCTCCGCTTTTCTTCGACAAAAAGGcacttaaaatgtgtctaatTGCACTCATAATTACACCATTTTGCATTGGACAACCAATAG AATACgttcagaggaacatttcctgCGTCGAAGTTCCTGATGGATTCAACTTCACACATGAATGTCCTGAGCGCAGTGAGATTAGCATTGAAGCTAACAAG ACTATTATTGCGACTGCTCTGCTGAGCTCACAGTCCTTCAATTATTCCACTGAAGTTTTGCGCATGGACAACTACTCGGTCATTACAAAACATTGCCAAGACCTCAAAGTGACATGCACAATTCCTGAT GAAAAGAATTGTGTAAAAGAGATCATCCTGGATATAAAAATTATCA GTAAACCTGAGAGTTCTGATCCAGTTGATCCACTAAAGCCATGGGGCTACATCT GTATAAGTGTAGTCCTGATTGCTGTTGGATTTGGGATCTTTTGTTGGAGTTACATGTCTTGTAAAAAAGAAGGGAG GCAGCAGGAAGCAACCACACCTGGTTATTTACAATATCTGCTGACTTGCTTTGGTCTCAGAAAAGGGACTTTCCTGGCAGAGAGGGGCGAGAGAGAAATCAG ACATTCTGAAGGAACTGAACTCCAGGAAGTCACACATGGTGATACAGAGACTCAACAGAACGGTGATGTCAG GAATGTAACCCGTCATGATAGAGATCCACATGGAAGTGGTGAAAATGAAGCTGGGGAAGAAAACCCACTTGGAAATGGGCATGTTCACTG TATTGATTCTAAGGCTGATGGCAAAACTCCTCAATCTCTTGGTCTGGACCACAGCTTTTGGAATGAGACAATCCAGCAAACTAGAAA TGACGATATAACTGCCCCTAAAGTCAACGGGGAATCTCGTCACCGAGCCCTGAACAG GAACCCGAAGGACGATGATCCAGGAGGAGAGAAGagtaatgaaagaaaagacacTATCAG GAAAATGCCCAGTGGATGGACTGTTGGTGATCACAATGCTGAAGACCATGAGACTGAACGACGACCGCTGCTGCCGAATCAGCG AGCTGCCATCCCAGAGTTTGACATGACATGTGAAGCTACAGCTTTGGTGAACAAGCCTGGCTTTGACCCAGACCAAGTCAGTGGTTGCTCTGTTGCACCA GAAACTGACGTGGAGTCTacacacaacatgaaaaaaaattag
- the LOC111573699 gene encoding uncharacterized protein LOC111573699 isoform X1: protein MIHTAVSAPLFFDKKALKMCLIALIITPFCIGQPIEYVQRNISCVEVPDGFNFTHECPERSEISIEANKTIIATALLSSQSFNYSTEVLRMDNYSVITKHCQDLKVTCTIPDEKNCVKEIILDIKIISKPESSDPVDPLKPWGYICISVVLIAVGFGIFCWSYMSCKKEGRRQQEATTPGYLQYLLTCFGLRKGTFLAERGEREIRHSEGTELQEVTHGDTETQQNGDVRNVTRHDRDPHGSGENEAGEENPLGNGHVHCIDSKADGKTPQSLGLDHSFWNETIQQTRNDDITAPKVNGESRHRALNRNPKDDDPGGEKSNERKDTIRKMPSGWTVGDHNAEDHETERRPLLPNQRAAIPEFDMTCEATALVNKPGFDPDQVSGCSVAPETDVESTHNMKKN, encoded by the exons ATGATTCACACGGCTGTTTCGGCTCCGCTTTTCTTCGACAAAAAGGcacttaaaatgtgtctaatTGCACTCATAATTACACCATTTTGCATTGGACAACCAATAG AATACgttcagaggaacatttcctgCGTCGAAGTTCCTGATGGATTCAACTTCACACATGAATGTCCTGAGCGCAGTGAGATTAGCATTGAAGCTAACAAG ACTATTATTGCGACTGCTCTGCTGAGCTCACAGTCCTTCAATTATTCCACTGAAGTTTTGCGCATGGACAACTACTCGGTCATTACAAAACATTGCCAAGACCTCAAAGTGACATGCACAATTCCTGAT GAAAAGAATTGTGTAAAAGAGATCATCCTGGATATAAAAATTATCA GTAAACCTGAGAGTTCTGATCCAGTTGATCCACTAAAGCCATGGGGCTACATCT GTATAAGTGTAGTCCTGATTGCTGTTGGATTTGGGATCTTTTGTTGGAGTTACATGTCTTGTAAAAAAGAAGGGAG AAGGCAGCAGGAAGCAACCACACCTGGTTATTTACAATATCTGCTGACTTGCTTTGGTCTCAGAAAAGGGACTTTCCTGGCAGAGAGGGGCGAGAGAGAAATCAG ACATTCTGAAGGAACTGAACTCCAGGAAGTCACACATGGTGATACAGAGACTCAACAGAACGGTGATGTCAG GAATGTAACCCGTCATGATAGAGATCCACATGGAAGTGGTGAAAATGAAGCTGGGGAAGAAAACCCACTTGGAAATGGGCATGTTCACTG TATTGATTCTAAGGCTGATGGCAAAACTCCTCAATCTCTTGGTCTGGACCACAGCTTTTGGAATGAGACAATCCAGCAAACTAGAAA TGACGATATAACTGCCCCTAAAGTCAACGGGGAATCTCGTCACCGAGCCCTGAACAG GAACCCGAAGGACGATGATCCAGGAGGAGAGAAGagtaatgaaagaaaagacacTATCAG GAAAATGCCCAGTGGATGGACTGTTGGTGATCACAATGCTGAAGACCATGAGACTGAACGACGACCGCTGCTGCCGAATCAGCG AGCTGCCATCCCAGAGTTTGACATGACATGTGAAGCTACAGCTTTGGTGAACAAGCCTGGCTTTGACCCAGACCAAGTCAGTGGTTGCTCTGTTGCACCA GAAACTGACGTGGAGTCTacacacaacatgaaaaaaaattag